A genomic segment from Mycosarcoma maydis chromosome 13, whole genome shotgun sequence encodes:
- a CDS encoding mitochondrial 54S ribosomal protein mL59, whose amino-acid sequence MAFRITLPRNASKHISSYGSVLDRFMVSHAPTLAASQKASLPAASSSASTSSTSSNTANPASLFEPSKSSSTGFWAPPKYSLRRQAKLVKEAALTGQLSLLPDGPKTARIAQRLHRLRKSHAFEQTAAEYQYIPKDLAATMPVRPASLSERAVKPNQRVSRSEREAALSAARLQVKDVGPYAGRAKVFKGSRVDKDKLRRAESVTSKLAGMKQTIDEWQSAQTEAKTKLKPGLPF is encoded by the coding sequence ATGGCGTTCCGAATCACGCTCCCGCGCAATGCGAGCAAGCACATCAGTTCCTACGGCAGCGTACTCGATCGGTTCATGGTGAGCCATGCGCCCACTCTGGCCGCATCGCAGAAAGCCTCTTTACCAGCCGCATCATCGTCCGCATCtacctcttccacctctaGCAACACTGCCAACCCAGCATCGTTGTTTGAGCCCTCCAAGTCGTCCTCAACCGGCTTTTGGGCGCCTCCAAAATATTCTCTGCGTcgtcaagccaagctggtgAAAGAGGCCGCGCTCACAGGCCAACTCTCACTCCTGCCAGACGGACCCAAGACCGCGCGTATCGCACAGCGCTTGCACCGACTGCGCAAATCGCACGCATTCGAACAGACTGCAGCTGAATACCAGTACATCCCCAAGGACCTCGCTGCAACCATGCCGGTACGACCGGCCTCATTGAGCGAGCGCGCAGTCAAACCGAACCAGCGTGTCAGTCGATCTGAACGAGAAGCAGCACTGTCCGCAGCAAGACTACAGGTCAAAGATGTAGGACCATACGCCGGTAGAGCCAAAGTGTTCAAGGGAAGCAGAGTGGATAAGGACAAGCTCAGGAGGGCCGAGAGCGTCACGTCCAAGCTGGCCGGCATGAAACAGACAATTGACGAATGGCAGTCGGCACAGACCGAGGCCAAGACCAAGTTGAAGCCAGGTCTTCCATTCTAA
- a CDS encoding protein translocase subunit TIM44 (related to TIM44 - mitochondrial inner membrane import receptor subunit) has product MGRVSLTKATTGAIRVYVNSRGLDAIIAPRRAVVAAAATSVPRLLPGFRSVSSARAFSTSHRRLNTPKSPFAVFVETLKAELRKNQELQENMRQLSGDVGKMQDSETMKKMRDAYERARIITSIKENPKLQAAAEALRKSGGQVGDAVGATLKQMEESELIKGLGAISSRLARGLEDSTAPIRNTEAYKQLSETLTEAFDDGGSALRIYVDADKDAAEVRRIKREARLRKIGRPVPSMDVDSVEAAEQVLKSYAQKEEDELAAAEAAAAAAEQQSQTKASPEADQAKEESARSASEQAASTESASASASTADSSASSSSTSGSAAPRKPAGYAARTRTITENTTSQALVLRPEPAYKQAWTNFKTSNPVFRKLSELSEAYNESENPLVERVRSVTDWFGSLFEENDFARVTRQMKMLDPSFTMESFQRDLREYVVPELIDAYHGAARHLLRQWCGEATFNLLMATIDPYLSKGYIPHGRLLDLKNVEILQAKILDNNVPVLVVSFTSQELMFFKDPKTAEVKAGNDSQPDLCRYAIVLTRVEDELDNQVTGGWKVVELARRGQTAYL; this is encoded by the coding sequence ATGGGGCGAGTCAGTTTGACGAAAGCGACCACCGGTGCGATTCGGGTGTACGTCAACTCTCGCGGCCTTGATGCCATCATCGCACCACGACGTGCTGTCGTCGCGGCCGCGGCTACTAGCGTACCTCGTCTGCTTCCGGGATTCCGCTCCGTCTCGTCGGCACGTGCATTCTCCACCAGCCACCGACGTCTGAACACCCCGAAATCGCCGTTTGCCGTGTTCGTCGAGACACTGAAAGCCGAATTGCGAAAGAACCAAGAACTCCAAGAAAACATGCGTCAGCTCTCCGGTGATGTCGGAAAAATGCAGGACTCGGAGACCATGAAAAAGATGCGCGATGCGTATGAACGTGCTCGCATCATCACGTCGATCAAAGAGAATCCCAAACTGCAGGCGGCTGCCGAGGCACTACGAAAATCCGGCGGTCAAGTCGGAGACGCCGTAGGCGCAACGCTCAAGCAGATGGAAGAGAGCGAGTTGATCAAAGGGCTCGGTGCCATCAGCTCCAGATTGGCTAGAGGCTTGGAAGACAGCACGGCGCCAATCAGGAATACCGAAGCATACAAACAGTTGAGCGAAACACTCACCGAGGCGTTCGACGACGGCGGAAGTGCACTGAGGATTTACGTGGATGCCGACAAAGATGCGGCCGAAGTGAGGCGGATCAAGAGGGAAGCTAGGTTGAGGAAGATCGGCAGACCGGTGCCGAGCATGGACGTAGATTCTGTCGAGGCCGCCGAGCAGGTGTTGAAGAGCTATGCgcagaaggaggaggacgagctggccgccgccgaggctgcagctgctgcggcggAACAGCAGTCTCAGACGAAAGCATCTCCAGAGGCAGACCAGGCCAAAGAAGAATCTGCTCGGTCGGCATCCGAACAAGCGGCTTCCACCGAATCCGCctccgcatccgcatccaccGCCGACAGCAgtgcatcgtcgtcctccaCCAGCGGCAGTGCTGCACCCCGAAAGCCAGCGGGCTATGCAGCGCGCACGCGCACCATCACGGAAAACACGACGAGTCAAGCACTCGTGCTGCGTCCAGAACCCGCGTACAAACAAGCGTGGACCAACTTTAAAACGTCGAATCCGGTGTTTCGCAAGCTATCGGAACTCTCAGAGGCGTACAACGAGTCGGAAAATCCTCTTGTGGAACGTGTGCGTTCGGTGACTGACTGGTTCGGTTCGTTGTTCGAAGAGAACGACTTTGCTCGCGTGACGCGCCAGATGAAGATGCTCGATCCGTCCTTTACGATGGAATCGTTCCAACGCGATCTTCGCGAATATGTCGTGCCGGAACTGATCGATGCGTATCACGGTGCGGCGCGTCACCTACTGCGTCAGTGGTGTGGAGAAGCGACGTTCAACCTGCTCATGGCCACCATCGATCCATACCTGTCCAAAGGCTACATCCCGCATGGCCGCCTTCTCGATCTCAAAAACGTTGAAATTCTCCAGGCCAAAATCCTCGATAACAACGTCcccgtcctcgtcgtcagtTTCACGTCGCAAGAACTCATGTTTTTCAAAGACCCCAAAACGGCAGAGGTCAAAGCAGGAAACGACTCGCAACCCGACCTCTGCAGATACGCAATCGTCCTCACCAGAGTAGAAGACGAACTCGACAACCAAGTCACAGGCGGCTGGAAGGTCGTTGAACTCGCAAGAAGAGGCCAGACCGCCTACCTCTAG
- a CDS encoding uncharacterized protein (related to putative dual specificity protein kinase pom1 (C-terminal fragment)), whose protein sequence is FRALRRTSWTPRKLSQSGASLLVDFDPNLAASTGSTTSSIGSLAGSTSLPRPSTASRIPSLGRTASSQPRLGDALLGQRKVSDSSSRSVTLTSSASSSALAFPARADSLSRASRLAANPSSASMSSSNSVTSLSSLSRSTSGAMGPPQLTTSQSANFFARKANNAAQAALSSHGATHQPHISPSLTDFGPTFGAALFDDEDRLAAHQHADNATLCSNTSIAEAEEHDEGANTPQATSAPFPDSDTRRPSLSAANPIHMRLALRESPSLSSRFSNFSSALATPEASDDPSKVLSRSAAAQRSVGGEGSNSLGIGLPDLASEARNRHAVVQTPEKFGLQNRTPSGTPRVYDRAGQIGIGELATPRWNFPSTALPSWKINADATPLSASKTAQRRNVSGALTDDGIAPEPISTSLQESHRSALQQHINVPKSDGPQAHLRRGETTRHSRSISYSSINNMQRNALRDPSEPLTTVSTSPSVPGRRMPIGGSQSLHALARDHPDRQSEFMAELDGLAASIGAAPESPSFSISARTESGYSIVQPESEDASLALSVSNASHSDAHADKAESSSAIGDLSWSAGETGPFDSGATGLGIEGSKSMTFGDLNFGNGIGDDEWRQSFDLNAAITDLLNDHDELHRRRQLRDRAASDASELGLTAASRASARFRAESLKRGIDESADASRAHPASARIASTAPSDGPRGATASARRERLTSNGAPALSSSSAVTSGTNSVAPSTPRLSRNSASFRNKRASSASIGQSLLRGSVPFGHADEYESRLNSREDAAADALRKLDGLGSTPRASREVKTDTKSPRTSRVSSRPGSAGRRTSANSSRASSPASRNRRSSNYDASSRTGDKSRPSEDATARNSLRASKLVTRVRTTDDASNSSPNTSGDSIRTSIYSSPRLRRSQLPPLPQNEITQGLRRVSAIQSNNAKDVSASASPLLGTPVITRSISRTKRMSGNGDASGIASDTNRFDAAAGVYEDPDASRHAAIPPVPPLPKVWEGSRSSSLTSEAFRTVSAKSPSISASHSFVSTVSGCENSDKLPTPRSPLSPRIQDLAEMAALAVRKPSTSMLSDNVSRGSSTNDVSMQCATAEPVEEMLASSDAAPVQDASSNASDAAANGDVSTTSLPRSRSRSSVLRRASVASLGRLIRTSQKDRDADRSSVDSGSQSVVASGEPGISPKARRTPSFFQRTPKSSDSSSITDSNTQDSDRLSRKSFLGIAGGLLSRSGSRRHAVASNADAAAASPITARAPETGSAQSASQSASTPVRRRGQSNASASTNSVHKPLAAGSTPHETRSTTRADNGVLATSKNVSAQTPSRPTRITAASGMPSSSPSIGSRTVSPTKSASLSSRIPRVATMKTIPRSTAASTASSEVSGSVIRAAAAASSSIPTSKSHHPSLAASMGMVVPVQPVDDDDAKSVAGSDTTVGTNKNSQASTKVAPSPNTAQVSSSLVPILNAYAAAKTPAEIEGVLRRARIAAYSSNLSPSDREVLNSLADRKDRQKRDVSPSSSAAASGSKADAPAGRATKPSTSGQKGATPGQPVSTSSATPLSNGAKAPSPASTVGSVSVPVRRTRASLSTTSAVARSTKTSALQTAVSERLAKINSSSTSSTLARRSPASGEAAGSDVSARATPIQDEEERLGDNEMEDYIRRQQARKLAAGVSQADLDKMLEFPEPVAPSRQLSPRQAEVMYGNKMSDFELQEIFNYTEIFYCGQNAKRKHMATVEKSDQNHGFDDERGDYNVINRDHLAFRYEIIDLLGRGSFGQVLQCRDHKTGKTVAIKLIRNKKRFHHQALVEVRILENLTKWDPDERYNVIKMTESFLFRNHLCIATELLSINLYELIKANNFAGFTTNLIRRFTSQVLQSLILMKNHRIVHCDLKPENILLCHPRKSGIKVIDFGSSCFENEKVYTYIQSRFYRSPEVILGMNYHTAIDIWSLGCIIAEDSGYPLFPGENEQEQLACIMEILGVPDRYLVEKSSRKKLFFDSTGQPRPVVNSKGKRRRPSSKTLAQALKCDDEAFVDFIAKCLIWDPERRLKPDAAIRHAWILSGRKLTAAVASVLGEAGRGAGGGGGASMGLVVPRKSASSTNARVAAAGAVKNSGVAASTSITATVLSPRSKVVSARASGVNGGSSSSSRSTNSAGASASTYAATPKRSAATTTASAGAGLASLSTPLRAPKA, encoded by the exons CCTTCCGCGCACTCCGTCGCACTTCATGGACTCCACGCAAGCTCTCTCAGTCCGGTGCATCGTTActcgtcgactttgaccCTAACCTTGCAGCTTCTACTGGTTCTACCACCTCGAGCATCGGCTCACTCGCCGGCAGCACATCGCTGCCAAGACCCTCGACCGCTTCGAGGATTCCCTCTCTTGGTCGCACTGCGTCTTCACAACCCCGACTTGGTGACGCCCTTCTAGGCCAGCGCAAAGTCAGCGACTCCTCATCCCGGTCTGTCACCCTCACTTCGTCTGCATCCAGCTCTGCCCTTGCCTTCCCTGCACGTGCCGACTCGCTCTCTCGCGCCTCGCGCCTCGCAGCCAATCCATCATCCGCATCCATGAGCTCCAGCAATTCGGTCACCAGCCTCTCTTCCCTGTCACGTTCCACCAGCGGGGCCATGGGACCACCACAACTTACCACCTCACAGTCGGCCAATTTCTTTGCGCGCAAAGCCAACAACGCCGCTCAAGCTGCCCTTTCAAGCCACGGCGCGACCCATCAACCTCACATCTCGCCGTCCCTCACCGACTTTGGACCTACTTTTGGTGCTGCCCTctttgacgacgaagatCGATTAGCAGCACACCAACACGCCGACAATGCCACACtctgcagcaacaccagcatCGCAGAGGCCGAAGAGCACGACGAGGGTGCTAACACACCTCAAGCCACGTCAGCACCCTTTCCTGACTCGGATACACGTAGGCCCTCCTTGTCCGCTGCAAATCCAATTCATATGCGTCTGGCTCTGCGCGAGTCGCCCAGCCTTTCGTCGCGCTTCTCCAATTTCTCCAGTGCGCTTGCCACCCCAGAAGCGTCGGACGATCCTAGCAAGGTACTCAGTCGatccgctgctgctcaacgatCCGTCGGTGGAGAGGGCAGCAACAGTCTAGGTATCGGCCTTCCTGATCTTGCCTCAGAGGCTCGCAACAGACATGCAGTCGTTCAAACTCCAGAAAAATTTGGCTTGCAGAACCGCACTCCAAGTGGCACGCCTCGTGTTTACGACCGGGCCGGAcagatcggcatcggcgagcTGGCCACACCTCGTTGGAATTTCCCATCCACCGCActgccaagctggaagATCAATGCAGACGCAACACCGCTGTCGGCCTCCAAAACGGCACAGCGTCGCAATGTCAGTGGAGCTCTGACCGACGACGGAATTGCACCGGAACCAATCAGCACTTCTTTGCAGGAAAGCCATCGATCTGCGCTGCAGCAACATATCAATGTTCCAAAGTCGGATGGCCCACAAGCGCATCTGCGACGAGGCGAAACGACACGCCATTCGCGCTCCATCTCCTATTCTTCAATCAACAACATGCAGCGCAATGCGCTGCGCGACCCTAGCGAACCGCTCACCACCGTTTCCACCAGCCCATCCGTGCCAGGTCGACGGATGCCGATCGGCGGCAGCCAGTCTCTTCATGCGTTGGCGCGGGACCACCCGGACAGGCAGTCCGAATTCATGGCCGAACTCGATGGGCTTGCCGCGAGCATTGGTGCTGCTCCCGAGAGTCCATCCTTCTCCATCAGCGCACGCACCGAATCGGGTTACAGCATCGTCCAACCCGAATCAGAGGACGCGTCTCTAGCACTGTCGGTGAGCAACGCGTCTCATTCGGATGCCCATGCAGACAAAGCTGAAAGTTCCTCGGCCATCGGCGACCTCTCGTGGTCGGCAGGCGAGACTGGGCCGTTTGACTCTGGGGCAACtggtctcggcatcgaaGGTTCCAAGTCCATGACGTTTGGTGATCTTAACTTTGGCAACGGCatcggcgacgacgagtggCGCCAGAGCTTTGATCTAAACGCGGCTATTACTGATCTACTTAACGATCACGACGAGCTTCATCGACGCAGGCAGTTAAGGGACAGGGCAGCGTCGGATGCGTCCGAGTTAGGCTTAACGGCAGCCTCACGAGCATCTGCTCGTTTCAGGGCGGAATCCTTGAAGCGTGGAATTGACGAGTCTGCAGACGCGAGCCGGGCGCACCCGGCTtctgctcgaatcgcttccACTGCTCCATCGGACGGTCCGCGTGGAGCTACCGCATCAGCGCGAAGGGAACGCCTGACAAGCAACGGTGCACCCGCTCTcagctccagctcggcaGTCACATCCGGTACTAACTCGGTCGCGCCTAGTACGCCCAGACTGTCTCGGAACAGCGCGTCGTTTCGCAACAAGCGAGCATCGTCGGCCAGCATCGGCCAATCGCTTCTGCGAGGATCCGTTCCTTTCGGTCATGCAGACGAATACGAGAGCCGTCTCAACTCTCGCGAggacgctgctgccgacgcgcttcgcaagctcgatgGGCTTGGCAGCACGCCGAGGGCAAGTCGCGAAGTCAAGACTGACACCAAAAGCCCTCGCACGAGTCGTGTTTCGTCACGACCTGGCAGTGCGGGACGAAGGACATCGGCCAACAGCAGTCGAGCCTCTTCGCCGGCTTCTCGCAATCGACGGTCGAGCAACTACGATGCATCATCGCGCACCGGCGACAAATCTAGGCCATCGGAAGATGCGACAGCCCGGAACAGCTTGCGAGCTTCTAAGCTGGTCACGCGTGTACGCACCACCGATGACGCATCCAACTCGTCTCCCAACACCTCGGGAGATTCGATCCGCACTTCGATCTACTCGAGCCCACGTCTACGTCGatcgcagctgccgccACTTCCACAGAACGAGATCACACAGGGCTTGCGTAGGGTCTCGGCAATTCAAAGCAACAACGCCAAGGATGTGTCTGCTTCTGCCAGCCCGCTTCTCGGAACCCCCGTGATCACTCGCAGCATCTCCCGCACCAAGCGCATGAGCGGCAACGGCGACGCCTCTGGCATTGCATCGGACACGAACCGcttcgatgctgctgccggtgtCTACGAAGACCCTGACGCAAGCCGACATGCTGCTATCCCGCCTGTCCCTCCTCTGCCCAAGGTGTGGGAAGGGTCTCGGTCAAGCTCGCTCACGTCGGAAGCATTCCGAACTGTTTCGGCAAAAAGCCCGAGCATCAGTGCCAGCCATAGTTTTGTCTCGACCGTCAGCGGTTGTGAAAACAGCGACAAGTTGCCCACGCCTAGATCGCCGCTCAGCCCGCGCATCCAGGATCTCGCCGAGAtggctgcgctcgccgtgcgcaagccaagcacTAGCATGCTGAGCGACAATGTCTCTCgtggctcgtcgaccaaTGACGTCTCGATGCAATGTGCTACAGCAGAGCCAGTCGAAGAGATGCTGGCCTCGTCGGACGCTGCTCCGGTCCAAGATGCGAGCTCCAACGCATCAGATGCAGCCGCTAACGGAGATGTGTCTACGACATCCTTGCCCAGGTCCAGATCCAGGTCCAGCGTGTTACGTCGTGCTAGCGTTGCATCTCTCGGCAGACTGATACGGACATCGCAGAAAGACAGGGATGCGGATCGATCCTCTGTCGACTCAGGCTCGCAGTCTGTCGTCGCCTCTGGAGAGCCTGGCATCAGTCCCAAAGCAAGACGCACTCCATCCTTTTTTCAGCGAACACCCAAGTCAAGCGACAGTTCTTCGATCACAGACTCGAACACGCAAGACAGCGACCGCCTTTCACGCAAGTCCTTCTTGGGCATCGCTGGTGGTTTGCTGAGCCGTTCAGGATCACGACGACACGCAGTGGCGAGCAACgccgacgctgcagctgccagtCCAATCACCGCTCGCGCTCCAGAGACGGGCTCTGCCCAGAGTGCTTCGCAATCAGCTTCTACTCCGGTACGCAGACGCGGACAGTCGAACGCTTCTGCCAGCACTAACTCGGTGCACAAGCCACTGGCGGCTGGCTCGACCCCACACGAAACCCGGAGCACGACGAGGGCAGACAATGGAGTCCTGGCCACCTCCAAGAATGTGTCGGCGCAGACCCCCTCACGTCCTACAAGGATTACTGCTGCTAGCGGTATGCCCTCGTCCAGTCCCAGCATTGGTTCTCGTACCGTTTCTCCCACAAAGTCTGCCTCGCTTTCGAGCCGCATTCCTCGTGTCGCTACCATGAAAACGATTCCCCGGTCCACAGCAGCTAGCACGGCATCCTCTGAGGTGAGTGGAAGCGTgattcgagctgctgctgccgcatcctcgtcgattCCAACCAGTAAATCGCACCATCCATCGCTGGCAGCCAGCATGGGCATGGTCGTACCGGTACAGCcagtcgacgacgacgatgctaAGTCGGTCGCTGGCTCTGACACGACGGTTGGCACAAACAAGAATAGCCAGGCGTCGACCAAAGTAGCACCGTCTCCCAACACCGCTCAagtctcgagcagcttggtgccTATCCTCAATGCAtacgcagcagcaaagacgCCCGCCGAGATTGAAGGCGTGCTGCGACGAGCCCGCATTGCTGCCTACTCGTCCAACCTGTCTCCCAGCGACCGAGAGGTACTCAACAGTCTTGCGGACCGAAAGGATCGGCAAAAGAGGGACGTAAGCCCATCTTCGTCTGCTGCAGCCAGCGGCAGCAAGGCCGATGCGCCGGCTGGTCGTGCGACCAAGCCCAGTACGTCCGGCCAAAAGGGGGCGACACCCGGCCAGCCCGTTTCAACTAGCTCTGCAACTCCTTTGTCCAATGGAGCTAAAGCGCCCTCGCCAGCCTCTACGGTAGGCAGCGTTTCGGTACCAGTGCGAAGAACACGTGCCTCGCTCAGTACCACCTCGGCTGTCGCACGATCCaccaagacgagcgcgCTTCAAACAGCAGTGAGTGAACGTCtggccaagatcaacaGCAGTTCCACCAGCTCTACGCTCGCACGTCGCAGTCCGGCATCTGGCGAAGCGGCCGGATCCGACGTCTCGGCTCGAGCTACACCAATCcaggacgaagaggagcgtCTGGGCGACAACGAGATGGAAGACTACATCCGACGTCAGCAGGCGCGCAAGCTCGCCGCTGGTGTGTCCCAAGCGGACCTGgacaagatgctcgagttCCCCGAGCCGGTTGCTCCGAGCCGTCAGCTGTCGCCCCGTCAGGCCGAAGTCATGTACGGCAACAAGATGTCGGACTTTGAGTTGCAGGAGATCTTCAACTACACCGAGATCTTCTACTGCGGCCAAAATgcgaagcgcaagcacaTGGCAACGGTGGAGAAATCCGATCAGAATCATGGGTTTGACGACGAACGTGGCGACTACAATGTGATCAATCGGGATCACTTGGCGTTCCGGTATGAGATCATCGACCTGCTTGGGCGCGGATCGTTCGGGCAGGTGTTGCAGTGTCGAGATCACAAGACGGGCAAGACGGTGGCGATCAAGCTGATCCGTAACAAAAAGCGATTCCACCATCAAGCGCTGGTGGAAGTGCGCATTCTTGAGAACCTCACAAAGTGGGATCCGGACGAGCGGTACAACGTGATCAAGATGACGGAATCGTTCCTGTTCCGCAACCATCTGTGTATCGCGACCGAGCTTCTCAGTATCAACTTGTACGAGTTGATCAAGGCCAACAACTTTGCCGGGTTTACGACGAATCTTATCCGCCGATTCACGTCGCAGGTGCTTCAATCGTTGATTTTGATGAAGAATCACCGCATCGTGCACTGCGATTTGAAACCCGAGAACATCCTGCTGTGTCATCCGCGCAAATCGGGCATTAAAGtgatcgactttggctcgaGTTGCTTCGAAAACGAAAAGGTATACACGTACATTCAGAGCCGATTCTACCGTTCACCCGAGGTGATCTTGGGGATGAACTATCACACGGCGATTGATATCTGGTCGTTAGGATGTATCATTGCCGAG GATTCGGGCTATCCGTTGTTTCCGGGAGAGAACGAGCAGGAGCAGTTGGCGTGTATTATGGAGATTTTGGGGGTGCCGGATCGGTACCTGGTCGAGAAGAGTTCGCGCAAGAAACTGTTCTTTGACAGTACGGGACAACCGCGGCCGGTGGTGAATAGCAAGGGAAAACGCAGGAGGCCGAGCAGTAAGACGTTGGCGCAGGCTTTGAAgtgcgacgacgaggcgtTTGTGGATTTTATCGCAAAGTGTCTCATCTGGGATCCAGAGAGGAGGTTGAAGCCGGATGCTGCGATTCGGCACGCATGGATCTTGTCCGGTAGGAAATTGACCGCTGCTGTAGCGAGCGTTCTTGGCGAGGCAGGGAGGGGCGCGGGAGGCGGAGGTGGAGCGTCGATGGGGTTGGTGGTGCCGAGAAAGTcggccagctcgacaaaTGCAAgggtggctgctgctggtgcggTCAAGAATAGTGGGGTAGCcgcgtcgacgtcgatcacGGCAACCGTGCTGAGTCCCAGATCGAAAGTGGTCtcggctcgagcttcgGGCGTCAATGGaggtagcagcagcagcagccgcagcaccaacagcgCCGGTGCCAGCGCTAGCACGTACGCCGCCACGCCAAAGAGAAGCGCTGCCACGACCACCGCCAGTGCCGGTGCTGGTCTCGCTAGTCTCAGCACCCCCCTGCGTGCGCCCAAGGCGTGA
- a CDS encoding putative homoserine kinase translates to MTSTSRKFVIKVPCTSSNIGPGFDVVGLSLSLYLTLKVTVDASGSNTSPLLSYTGLGAEEAPLDAYKNLTTRTALYVLRSNGVRAFPRGVEIKVDNQIPFGRGLGSSGAAVVAGLLLGNELGELKLRKDRLLDHALMIERHPDNVTAALMGGFVGSYLLELSPEEEERRDVPLSEVIPEYPANASFDWGTDPPSPPHHIGHYIRFGWSPQIKVIAIIPDFQVSTASARSVLPESYSKKDLIFNLQRLAVLTTALTRSPPDAFLIYQAMQDKVHQPYRKNLIPGLPDVLASVTPKTHPGLLGICLSGAGPTILALATEGEQRIADDVIKTFRDKGGIERCDAKFLSVTEDGAQVTYE, encoded by the coding sequence ATGACGTCGACATCTCGCAAGTTCGTCATCAAAGTGCCGTGCACGTCGTCCAACATTGGTCCAGGGTTTGACGTCGTGGGACTTTCGCTGTCGCTCTACCTGACGTTGAAGGTGACAGTGGATGCTTCGGGCAGCAACACGTCGCCGTTGCTGTCGTACACGGGGCTAGGCGCCGAGGAGGCGCCGTTGGATGCGTACAAGAACCTGACGACGCGTACTGCGCTCTACGTCTTGCGAAGCAACGGTGTGCGTGCATTTCCGAGGGGTGTAGAGATCAAAGTTGACAACCAAATACCGTTCGGGCGTGGACTTGGATCTTCAGgagcagcggtggtggcaggATTGCTGTTGGGAAACGAGCTGGGtgagctcaagctgcgcaaagATCGGTTGCTGGACCATGCGCTCATGATCGAGCGCCATCCGGACAACGTGACTGCTGCGCTCATGGGCGGCTTCGTCGGCTCGTACCTGCTCGAACTCTCAccggaagaggaagaacGCCGTGACGTTCCACTGTCAGAAGTGATCCCTGAATACCCTGCAAATGCATCGTTCGATTGGGGCACCGATCCGCCTTCCCCACCCCACCATATCGGTCACTACATCCGCTTTGGCTGGTCGCCACAGATCAAGGTGATCGCCATCATCCCCGACTTCCAAGTGTCCACCGCTTCCGCCCGCTCGGTCCTTCCCGAATCCTACTCCAAAAAGGACCTCATCTTCAACCTACAGCGTCTAGCCGTGCTCACTACTGCACTCACCCGAAGCCCGCCAGACGCGTTCCTCATCTACCAAGCCATGCAGGACAAAGTTCACCAACCGTACCGCAAGAACTTGATCCCCGGTCTCCCAGACGTCTTGGCCAGCGTAACGCCCAAGACGCACCCAGGCCTTTTGGGTATCTGCCTCAGTGGCGCAGGCCCCACCATCTTGGCATTGGCGACCGAGGGCGAGCAGAGAATCGCCGACGATGTCATCAAGACCTTCAGGGACAAGGGCGGTATCGAGAGGTGCGACGCCAAATTCTTGAGTGTTACAGAAGACGGTGCTCAGGTGACCTACGAATAA